TTCAACTGGTTCGACTTCGGCCCCTGGGAGCTGAGCTACTCGGTGATGGCCGGCAATGGCGCACCGATCACCAAGGGCAATACCACCAACAGCGTGGACACCTACGCGATGGTCAAGGGCGCCTATATCCTGAGTGGCGCGGGTCCGTACCGCAACGAGGCCAGCCTGTGGACCTGGTTCCACCAGGGTGAGCGCAAGCTCAGCAACCTCTCCGACAGCAACTACAACATGGCGCGTTTCGGGGTTGGCGGTGAGTTTTCGCGCAATCAACGCCGTCCCATGGGCTTCTTTGTTCAGGGCGGTTACATGGGCGGTTACGGCATGATCATGACGGGCAGCCCCTTCGCGGACGCTTCCTGCACCAGCGGTGCCGGCGCCGGTTGCTGGAAGATTTACCCGGACAGCTACAACCGGGCCTGGGGTGATTACCTGCAGGGTGGTTTCTACGTGACCCATAACGTCCAGCTGCAGTTGCGGTACGACTACTACGACTCGCTGACCAACAACAAGGCGGCGGAACGTACCTTCACCACCTGGACCGTGGGCGGGCAGTACTTCCTGTCCAACAACACCCGCTTCACCGTGAACTATGCGATCCGCGACATGAAGGTGCCGAATGCCAGCGAAATTCCGGCAGGCCCCGCACGGACCAATGCCGAAGCGGTGGCGGATTCCATGGGCAACCGCCTGGATCTGCAGCTCACCGCGGTGTTCTAGGGGCCGACGACAAGCAAGTACGACAGTGCGTCAAGCCGCCTGAGGGAACGGGCGGTTATCAATCAATCGACTCCAGATTTGCCCCGGCATCGCCGGGGCATTTTTTTAGGGGGATAAGGAAGTACACTCCGCCTCACGCCTCACGCCTCACGCCTCACGCCTCACGCCTCAATATCGCAGACGGTACAGCACGTCGGCGGCCTGCGCCTCGCCGGAATCGATCTGGACCTGCACCTGGGGTGTGAGCTGGTAACGCAGGCCGATGCTGCTCATGCGTTTGAGCATGCCCTGGGTGTAGCTCAGATAGAGCTTCGGAGAGAGATATTTGCCGAGCAGGAGCGAGGTCTGGTCGAAGCTTTCGCCACCCTGCACCGAGATTTCATCCAGGCCGGTGCGCTGTTCCAGCCGGTTCATCAGGCCGCCGCCTTCGCTGTCCATGTGCAGGCTGGCGACGGCCCTGACCAGCAGCGCGGCGTCGCTGCGCGAGGCATCGGACAGGCCGTGGCCGGTGAGCAGGTAGGACAGCGCCTCTTCCTGCGGCAGGGCCGGTTCCGAGCTGACCTGGGAAACCGGTTCGCGCAGGGTTCCGGTCAGGTGCAGGCGGGCGGTTACGTCGGCCGTCTTGCGTTCGGCGGTGATATCCAGGCCGGGATTGTCCACGGGGCCGGCGAACAACAGCCGGCCGCTGGTTATCGGCAGATCCAGGCCATAACCCTGGTAGCGGGCCTTGTCCAGAGTGACAACGCCTTCGGCCGTCGGCGGCTGTGCCCCCTGTTGTTTGAGTTCCAATGCCCCCGCGATCTGCCCCACCAGTCCATAGGCTGAAACGTGTGCGTTCTGACCCAGGTCCAGCGCAAGCTGGGCATCGACGGCGGGGCCGCGGCTGCGTTTTTCAGTCTGGCGGCCGACCACTTCGGTATCCGGCGAGATGCTGATGGCTTCTGGCGGGGGGCGGCGCACGTGCACATCGAGGCGATCGAGTGTGAGACGGCCGCGCAGTTTCAGCAGGTCGGGGTTCAGGTCCACGGTCATGTCGGGCGAGACGCTGGCCTCGATGCCGGTCAGGTTCAGCGCTTCGAAATCGTGTCCGCTGAGCGTGAGTTGCGCCCGGGGACGGGCGACGTCGAGTCCCTCGACGGTTCCCTGCCACTCGAGCGTTCCTTTGCCCGAGTGCGCCGAACCCTTTGTGCGCCAGGGGCTTGTCGTTGTGGATCGTGTGAGATCGAGTGATCCGTCGGTGACGTCGATGCCGGCCAGGGGCAGCACGAACGCGAGGCGGTCGACGCGGGCCTGGCCGCTGAGCCGCGGCTTGTCGGCCGCGCCTGCGGTTTTGATGTCCAGGCTGGCCGAGCCGGAGCGGATTTCCACCGGTAGCGGAAAGCTTTGCAGAAAACCGAGATCGGGTAGTTCACCCCGCAGGTTGCCCTGCAGGGAGGCGCGGGGCGTGTTGAAGCCGTTTACCTGCAATGTGCCGTCGAGACGGCCGGAGGCCGGCAGCGTCGCCTGCAGTCCGACGGACAAAGTCCGGTTCTGAAGTTGCAGGGTCAGAGGCTCGAGGGCGAAGGCCAGGGTCTGCGCCGGCTGCTGACGCGGGGTATGCAGGCTGGCGCCCCGCGTGGTCAGGCGGGCGGTGGCGTCGGGCGTTTGCCAGGTGCCGGTCAGGTGCGCCTTCAGGTCCAGGCGCCCGGCGAGAAGATAGCCCTGCGGCAGGCCCGGATTCAGGACGGCGAGGGGGATGCCGTGCCCGTCGATATCCAATGGAGAAGGCCCCTGGCGGCTGACGGTGCCCTCGATGCAAAGGTGCTGACGGCTGTCCCCGGTGTCGGTCAGGCAGGTCGGTGCGAGCTGGATTGCCTGCGTGGTCGCGGTCAGGGCGCTGGGGGCGGGCAGGCGCCAGGCCGCGCCCCCGGTGGGACTGACTTCGAATTGCGCGATCCGTCCCTTGAGTCGGCCGCCCTGCCATTGCCCGTCGATGGCCAGGCGCGCGCTGCCGTGCGTGGACCTGGCTGAGAAGGATGCCTCGACCGCACCCTGCAGACCGGCGGTCAGCGTCAGCCTGA
This portion of the Gammaproteobacteria bacterium genome encodes:
- a CDS encoding translocation/assembly module TamB domain-containing protein, with the translated sequence GRLAWGNALEWQAKVTGRDLDPAALVSELTGRVGFELQANGTAQQASVNLNALNGTLRQQPLRGKARAQWSSDALRFDQLEIKLGASTLDARGRLSRDSDLLFALGIPNLAQLWPTAAGRIQINGRFTGTPTRPALRLDATGRALRLGAATLESATLRSRALGQGRNRVTLSARNLHAPSTDLSRLRLTLTAGLQGAVEASFSARSTHGSARLAIDGQWQGGRLKGRIAQFEVSPTGGAAWRLPAPSALTATTQAIQLAPTCLTDTGDSRQHLCIEGTVSRQGPSPLDIDGHGIPLAVLNPGLPQGYLLAGRLDLKAHLTGTWQTPDATARLTTRGASLHTPRQQPAQTLAFALEPLTLQLQNRTLSVGLQATLPASGRLDGTLQVNGFNTPRASLQGNLRGELPDLGFLQSFPLPVEIRSGSASLDIKTAGAADKPRLSGQARVDRLAFVLPLAGIDVTDGSLDLTRSTTTSPWRTKGSAHSGKGTLEWQGTVEGLDVARPRAQLTLSGHDFEALNLTGIEASVSPDMTVDLNPDLLKLRGRLTLDRLDVHVRRPPPEAISISPDTEVVGRQTEKRSRGPAVDAQLALDLGQNAHVSAYGLVGQIAGALELKQQGAQPPTAEGVVTLDKARYQGYGLDLPITSGRLLFAGPVDNPGLDITAERKTADVTARLHLTGTLREPVSQVSSEPALPQEEALSYLLTGHGLSDASRSDAALLVRAVASLHMDSEGGGLMNRLEQRTGLDEISVQGGESFDQTSLLLGKYLSPKLYLSYTQGMLKRMSSIGLRYQLTPQVQVQIDSGEAQAADVLYRLRY